From the Chryseobacterium sp. G0201 genome, the window ATGATTCAGGCAAAAATATTGGGAAGGGGATTGAATAGTGCTTCTCAGCCTAAAAGGCAAACTATCAAAAGTATTTTGAAACAAGCTATAACATTTCCATCAATAAGATAATATATGAAGAAAAATAAAATTTTATTAGGAACAATGCTATTTAGTTTGATATATGTATTGCTAGGGACTTTGGTTGTTTTGGTTAGTTTCCCAGAATATTCTTTATTTGGCTTCGATTACAATAGCCCCCTTTGGACACCACTTGTAATAATTACTTATCCTGTTAATATTTTATTATTTGGATTAGTTATGGTTGATGTTTCCTTTTTATCGGTATTTATATTGCAAACAATAGTTTTTCTAATTTTATGGTTTGTCTTATATAGGTTTGTTTTATACTACTTCAAGATAAGAAATAGGAAAAAATCTTAATAACAAAAGCCACCCCCGCTGCGCAAAGTCTGTGACTTTGAGTAGATAAAAATAACCCACCGCAATTGCGGTGGGTTTTGTTTTATATAATGTTCTTTTTTGTATATGAAAACAGAACTATAGCACTGCCGAATTTTTAGCAAAAAAAAATATTTAGCCCTTTTAATGACACTCATTTTCCCATGATTCGAAAAATGGCTGGCTTGTCTTCTTCTTTTTCTTCTTCGAGTTGCTGAATAACATTTATTTGTTCTATTTTAATTAATCCATAACATTTTTTCAATATCCAAATTCTTATTCATAATTTTACTAATCAAACTACAAAAATATGATATTAGAAAAAGGAAAACCAGCACCAGATTTTGAACTTCACGCCACTCCCGACCAAAAATTAAAGCGATCTGACTTTTTAGGTAAAAATTTAATCTTAGTATTTTATCCTGCAGACTGGAGCCCGGTTTGTGGAGATCAGGTGGCTTTATACAACGAAATGCTCAGTATTTTTCATAAATATAATGCAGATATTCTTGGAATTTCTGTGGATAGCTCTTGGTGTCATGATGCTTTTATGGCAGACCGAAAATTACATTATCCGTTATTGGCAGATTTTAATCCTAAAGGTGAAGTTTCCAAAGCGTATGGAGTTTATAATGAAGAAAATGGGACTTCCAAAAGAGCGTTGTTTGTCATTGATAAAGATGGAATTATCCAATGGAGTTATTTGTATCCTGATGGGATTAATCCGGGAGCTGACGGAATCATTGATGCATTAGAAAATTTAAAATAAAATAATATTATGTCTACTTTAAGAATTCCGATTGGTCAGAATGATCATGTTCAAGGAAATCCGGAAACTGCAAAAATTGTGTTGGTTGAATATGGTGATTATCAATGTCCATATTGCGGCCATGCTTTTCCTTTGTTGAAAAAATTTGTGGAGGAATATCCGGATGATGTTGCTTTTGTTTTCAGAAACTTTCCTTTAACGGATTCTCACGAATATGCAATGTCGGCGGCCGCAATCGCAGAAGCCGCGGGAAATCAAGGAAGATTCTGGGAAATGCATGATCTTATTTATGATAATCAAAATTTACTGAATGAAGGTTTATTGAAAGAATGTGTAAAAGTTTTACAACTGGATGTTAATAAAATTGAAAACGATATTAATACCTCTGAAATTCAGGATAAAATTGAAGCTGATTTTGAAGGCGGCGTAAGAAGTGGCGTTAACGGAACTCCATCATTTTTTGTGAATGGTCAAAAATGGGAAGATTACGACGGAACGTATGATTGTTTTGTTGACCTGCTTTCTTAGTTGAAGATTAATAAATTGGTGGCTAACGTTCTCGAAGCCACCAATTCATTTAAATATAAGTTTTGGCTAAAGCCAATTTAGCAGTCTTACAGTGAAAGCGGACTAAAGTCCGCTCCTATAGGTAACTAAACAATTATTCAAAATACAAAAGCCACACAAATTGTGTGGCTTTTAATTTATCTCTTACAAATATCTTATAAAGAATAATTTGGAGCTTCCTGAGTGATGATAACATCATGAGGGTGAGATTCTTTCAATCCGCTTCCTGTGATCATTACCATTTTGGTTTCTGTTTGTAAAGCTTCAATATCTTTAGCTCCACAATATCCCATTCCGGCTCTAAGACCTCCAGTTAATTGGAAAATCACATCTTCCAATTTCCCTTTGTGTGGTACTCTACCTTCAATTCCTTCCGGAACAAATTTCTTAGCTTCACTTTGGAAATATCTTTCTTTTCCTCCTCTCTTCATTGCAGAAAGACTTCCCATACCTTGGTAAGACTTGAATTTTCTACCCTGGAAAATAATTTCTTCTCCCGGAGCTTCATCCGTTCCGGCTAAAAGAGAACCCAACATTACTGCTCCTGCTCCACTTGCGATAGCTTTTACGATATCTCCTGAAAGTTTAATACCTCCATCGGCGATTACTGCTACATTTTTAGATTTAGCATATTCGTAAACGTTGTAAATAGCAGATAATTGAGGAACTCCAACTCCTGCAACAACTCTCGTTGTACAGATAGAACCCGGACCAACTCCTACTTTAAGAACATTTGCCCCAGCTTTAATTAGATCTTCCGCAGCTTCTGCAGTTACAATATTTCCACCAACGATATCTAAATCCGGATACATTTCTCTGATCTGAGAGATTTTATCTAAAACACCTTTAGAATGACCGTGTGCAGAATCAATACCAATAATATCAACACCGGCTTTTACCAATGCTGCAATTCTATCCATTGTGTCTTCTCCAACACCAACTCCGGCACCTACAATAAGGCGGCCTTTTTGATCTTTATTGGAGTTTGGATATTCTAATTGATTGTCGATATCCTTAATGGTAATCAAACCAACCAATTTATTTTCAGAATCTACGATCGGAAGTTTTTCAACACGGCTTTTAAGAAGAATTTCTTTTGCCTGCTCAAGGTTGGTATTTTTATCAGAAGTGATCAGATTTTCTTTCGTCATGATCTCTTCAACCTTCATATCAAGATTTTCCTGATATTTTACATCTCTGTTGGTGATGATTCCGATCAATACATTATTAGCATCTACAACCGGTAAACCTGAGATTTTATATCTGCTCATCGTTTCTTTAGCTTCAGCTAAAGTATGATCTTTTGAAAGGGTAACAGGATCTGAGATCATTCCGTTTTCAGAACGCTTTACACGGTTAACCTGTGCAGCCTGCTCTTCGATCGTCATGTTTTTGTGGATGAAACCTAAACCTCCGACTCTTGCCAAAGCAATAGCGAGGTCACCTTCAGTAACTGTGTCCATTGCAGCAGATACTATCGGAACATTCAGCGTGATTTTGTCGGTAAGTCTTGATTTTAATGAAACCTGGTTAGGTAAAACTTCTGAATAAGAAGGGACTAGAAGAACGTCATCGAAAGTGATGGCTGTCTCTACAATTTTGTTATGAATAGACATCTTTACTTTCTTTGCAAAATTAGGCTATTTCAACGAGATATGAAAGTCCTATTTAATAGTTTAAATAAAAATTAATAATCAATTATTTAAATCAAAAAACCGAACTTATTAGGAACGGTCTTTCTTGTACAAAATAACTTGAATATATAAGGGTTAACTTATTCTGGATATTATAAAAGCTTCAATTATTATTTCCGAAAATGATAGCTTATTTATTTTTCCGCAAAAGTAAGGCAGAAATATGAGAAAACAAGTTTTATATTATTATTTTAATATTAATTTAATTTTAACTTAAAAATAATAATTAATACTAACAAATAAGTTTAAATATTAAATATTCTAAACATAAAAACCGCTCTTAAAATAAGAACGGTCTTCTTGTACAAAATAATTGAGTATATGAAGGGTTTAAAAATTTACTTATCTGTTGCAGAATTAATCATTTTTGAAATATCATCTGCCGTAAAACTTCCTTTTACATCTACAAAAACCAATTCTTTATCAGAATTTACCGTAATCAGCATGTTTTTTATGGTTTCTCCTGTTTGTTTCACTTTGATGTTTACATTATCACCGTCATGTTTTATGGTTGCCCAGTCTTCGTAATTGTTGTTATTTAAATATTTAGCATAATCTTTCAGCATTGCCTGGTCGCCATTTTCTACGGTCAACACTTTAATTTTAGAAACTTTTTTTACAAGATTGATCAATTCTTCATCTCCGCCGTCTTCTCTTAAAGCTTTTTTAATAAAAGGTTTAGCTAAAAACATCGGTACATTGAAACTTTCAAACTTAGCACCTTTAAAATCATAATCAGTGTTGCTGAAGAAATCCATATCAGGCTTGCGGGAACCTCCTATACATGATTGCAATACGAATATTGTACAGGCGATAATAAAAATGTTTTTAAAAATTTTCA encodes:
- a CDS encoding DsbA family protein, which codes for MSTLRIPIGQNDHVQGNPETAKIVLVEYGDYQCPYCGHAFPLLKKFVEEYPDDVAFVFRNFPLTDSHEYAMSAAAIAEAAGNQGRFWEMHDLIYDNQNLLNEGLLKECVKVLQLDVNKIENDINTSEIQDKIEADFEGGVRSGVNGTPSFFVNGQKWEDYDGTYDCFVDLLS
- the guaB gene encoding IMP dehydrogenase; the encoded protein is MSIHNKIVETAITFDDVLLVPSYSEVLPNQVSLKSRLTDKITLNVPIVSAAMDTVTEGDLAIALARVGGLGFIHKNMTIEEQAAQVNRVKRSENGMISDPVTLSKDHTLAEAKETMSRYKISGLPVVDANNVLIGIITNRDVKYQENLDMKVEEIMTKENLITSDKNTNLEQAKEILLKSRVEKLPIVDSENKLVGLITIKDIDNQLEYPNSNKDQKGRLIVGAGVGVGEDTMDRIAALVKAGVDIIGIDSAHGHSKGVLDKISQIREMYPDLDIVGGNIVTAEAAEDLIKAGANVLKVGVGPGSICTTRVVAGVGVPQLSAIYNVYEYAKSKNVAVIADGGIKLSGDIVKAIASGAGAVMLGSLLAGTDEAPGEEIIFQGRKFKSYQGMGSLSAMKRGGKERYFQSEAKKFVPEGIEGRVPHKGKLEDVIFQLTGGLRAGMGYCGAKDIEALQTETKMVMITGSGLKESHPHDVIITQEAPNYSL
- a CDS encoding redoxin domain-containing protein; the protein is MILEKGKPAPDFELHATPDQKLKRSDFLGKNLILVFYPADWSPVCGDQVALYNEMLSIFHKYNADILGISVDSSWCHDAFMADRKLHYPLLADFNPKGEVSKAYGVYNEENGTSKRALFVIDKDGIIQWSYLYPDGINPGADGIIDALENLK
- a CDS encoding DUF4252 domain-containing protein → MKIFKNIFIIACTIFVLQSCIGGSRKPDMDFFSNTDYDFKGAKFESFNVPMFLAKPFIKKALREDGGDEELINLVKKVSKIKVLTVENGDQAMLKDYAKYLNNNNYEDWATIKHDGDNVNIKVKQTGETIKNMLITVNSDKELVFVDVKGSFTADDISKMINSATDK